The genomic window AATCGATCGTCGTGCGCAACAAGCCCAGGGAAGGCCACCCAAAGTCTAACCACCTTGCGAAGACTCCGAGGGCCTTCCCTGGGCTTTTTCTCGTACAACGCCGAACGGTCACAACGCGCCAATCAGCGCGGCTGCGCAGGCCGATGTCCCATCACGGCTTGTTCGCGGTTCTCGTAGTTGGGGAAGCGGCGTTCGAGCCGGCTCATCTCCAACACGGCGCGGTTCTCCGGCGACAATCCGCAGACCCGCAGCATGCCGCCTTCGTGATTGGCCAGGCGCTTGTGCAGCAGCACAAGTTGACCGATCAGGCGGCTGTGCAGGAGGCGAACTTCGTTCAATTCCAGCACGAGGCGATAACAGAAGTGCTGCGTCATCAATCGCCAGATGGCGTCCGCCAACAGGGGCAGTTCGTCCACCGGCAGATCAGGGCAGCGGACCCGGACAAAGAGCCAATCGGGTCCCCGTTCGACGTCCAATTCCCAGCCGGGCGCAAGCTGAATCATTGCCGCTCCTCCTCACAGCAAAAGGCGAATTCGCCCCGCTATTGGATGGCAAGCAACGACTGTGGGCGCCGCGACGTGAGGGGCGAACCACGGAGCGGACGGCTAGTATCATATCCGCTTATAGTAGCATTGCAAGCGGCAAAGCCGGCACGATGAGCAGAGTCAATCGGTCCGCTCGCTGAGGGCCGGCGGAATGCGTGCGGCCCCTTGTCGCGACGCCATGGTGTGCGATATTACGGGCCTTACTTGCGACCAGCACACCATTTGACGCGATTTTGCCCCGCATGGCGTCGTTGCCAGGGCAGCTTCCGCGTTGTGACCTTCACGTTCAAGGAATTCGACCATGTCACGCTCCGGCGCCGTCACTTTCAAGGGCACCCCGCTCACCCTCGCTGGCGAGGCCGTACAGGCTGGCCAGGCTGCGCCTGATTTCACGCTGCACTACTTCGAAGGGGGACTGAAGACCCTCACGCTCGCCGACTTGAAGGGCAAGCCGAGCTTTATCAGCGTCGTGCCGTCGCTCGACACGCCGGTCTGCGCCGCGCAGACCAAGAAGTTCAATGACGAGCTGAATTCGTTCGGCGACAAGATCAACGCCGTCACGGTCAGCCTCGACCTGCCGTTCGCGATGAATCGCTTCTGCGGCGCCGAGAGCATCAAGAACATGCGCGTCGCCAGCGACTACCAGGATCGCAACTTCGGCCAGAAGTTCGGCATGCTGATCGAAGAACTCAAACTGCTGGCCCGCGGCGTGTTCGTCCTCGACAAGGACGGCAAAGTCGCCTACGCCGAGCAAGTCAAGGAAGTCGCCGAACACCCCAACTACGAAGCAGCCATCTCGGCGCTCAAGGGCCTGCTCTAATTCAAATACTTCACCACGGAGGCACCAGAGAGCACGGAGGTCGAGTCTCCGTGCCTCCGTGGTGAATTCTCATGCATCGCCCGAGTATTCACTAAAACGGCCGCAT from Planctomycetia bacterium includes these protein-coding regions:
- a CDS encoding STAS domain-containing protein, encoding MIQLAPGWELDVERGPDWLFVRVRCPDLPVDELPLLADAIWRLMTQHFCYRLVLELNEVRLLHSRLIGQLVLLHKRLANHEGGMLRVCGLSPENRAVLEMSRLERRFPNYENREQAVMGHRPAQPR
- the tpx gene encoding thiol peroxidase; the protein is MSRSGAVTFKGTPLTLAGEAVQAGQAAPDFTLHYFEGGLKTLTLADLKGKPSFISVVPSLDTPVCAAQTKKFNDELNSFGDKINAVTVSLDLPFAMNRFCGAESIKNMRVASDYQDRNFGQKFGMLIEELKLLARGVFVLDKDGKVAYAEQVKEVAEHPNYEAAISALKGLL